Proteins encoded by one window of Cannabis sativa cultivar Pink pepper isolate KNU-18-1 chromosome 4, ASM2916894v1, whole genome shotgun sequence:
- the LOC115696217 gene encoding leucine-rich repeat protein 1 isoform X1, whose translation MAILVLLTAVLALLSWPLVPTNANVEGDALYALRRSVKDPNNVLESWDPTLVDPCTWFHVTCDTDNRVTRLDLGNANISGSLVGELGKLERLQYLELYMNSLMGPIPKELGGLKSLVSLDLYHNNLSGSIPSSLSNLSNLKFLRLNGNRLSGKIPRQLTKLGNLKILDVSNNDLCGTFPTQGSFAKFSEENFKNNPRLEGPELMGFVRYDIGESCN comes from the exons ATGGCGATCTTGGTTCTACTTACAGCTGTTTTAGCTCTTTTATCGTGGCCTTTAGTACCAACAAATGCTAACGTAGAAG GAGATGCTCTGTACGCGTTGAGAAGGTCTGTTAAAGACCCAAATAATGTTTTGGAGAGTTGGGATCCAACCTTGGTGGATCCTTGTACTTGGTTCCATGTCACTTGTGATACTGATAACCGGGTTACCCGACT AGACCTTGGAAATGCAAATATTTCAGGTAGTTTGGTGGGCGAGTTGGGGAAGCTTGAGCGTCTTCAGTATCT GGAATTGTACATGAATTCCCTGATGGGTCCTATTCCAAAGGAACTTGGAGGATTGAAAAGCCTTGTTAGCTTGGATCTTTACCATAACAACCTCTCTGGATCAATCCCATCTTCTCTCTCTAACCTTTCAAATCTCAAATTTTT GCGATTGAATGGGAACAGATTGAGTGGAAAGATTCCAAGACAACTTACTAAGCTTGGAAATCTTAAGATCCT tgATGTGTCAAATAATGATTTGTGCGGTACATTTCCGACCCAGGGCTCGTTCGCCAAGTTCTCAGAGGAAAA TTTCAAAAACAATCCAAGACTAGAAGGACCTGAGCTGATGGGATTTGTGAGATATGATATTGGAGAAAGCTGTAATTGA
- the LOC115696217 gene encoding leucine-rich repeat protein 2 isoform X2, with translation MAILVLLTAVLALLSWPLVPTNANVEGDALYALRRSVKDPNNVLESWDPTLVDPCTWFHVTCDTDNRVTRLDLGNANISGSLVGELGKLERLQYLELYMNSLMGPIPKELGGLKSLVSLDLYHNNLSGSIPSSLSNLSNLKFLRLNGNRLSGKIPRQLTKLGNLKILARSPSSQRKISKTIQD, from the exons ATGGCGATCTTGGTTCTACTTACAGCTGTTTTAGCTCTTTTATCGTGGCCTTTAGTACCAACAAATGCTAACGTAGAAG GAGATGCTCTGTACGCGTTGAGAAGGTCTGTTAAAGACCCAAATAATGTTTTGGAGAGTTGGGATCCAACCTTGGTGGATCCTTGTACTTGGTTCCATGTCACTTGTGATACTGATAACCGGGTTACCCGACT AGACCTTGGAAATGCAAATATTTCAGGTAGTTTGGTGGGCGAGTTGGGGAAGCTTGAGCGTCTTCAGTATCT GGAATTGTACATGAATTCCCTGATGGGTCCTATTCCAAAGGAACTTGGAGGATTGAAAAGCCTTGTTAGCTTGGATCTTTACCATAACAACCTCTCTGGATCAATCCCATCTTCTCTCTCTAACCTTTCAAATCTCAAATTTTT GCGATTGAATGGGAACAGATTGAGTGGAAAGATTCCAAGACAACTTACTAAGCTTGGAAATCTTAAGATCCT GGCTCGTTCGCCAAGTTCTCAGAGGAAAA TTTCAAAAACAATCCAAGACTAG